One genomic region from Clostridia bacterium encodes:
- a CDS encoding ferredoxin thioredoxin reductase catalytic beta chain yields the protein MKVTFNPDKEIVKTVQEGLAATGGYCPCRRERTEDTKCMCKEFRDQIKDPEYEGFCHCLLYYKSK from the coding sequence ATGAAAGTAACCTTCAATCCCGATAAAGAAATTGTCAAGACCGTGCAGGAAGGGCTCGCCGCTACGGGCGGCTACTGTCCCTGCCGCCGCGAACGCACCGAGGACACAAAATGCATGTGCAAGGAGTTCCGCGACCAGATCAAAGACCCCGAATACGAAGGGTTTTGCCATTGTCTTTTGTACTATAAATCCAAATAA
- a CDS encoding type IV secretory system conjugative DNA transfer family protein, with product MQDFHNEVYEATKELNRDFHEAQTLLTVDSEDECLRRVDFDKPYDTQGGIAVANYVRDGVRTYLVAPPSHTLLVGSTGSGKTQSFYMPQVDFLAKSTDKPSMLIMDSKHEIYREKAEMLKRQGYKVIVLDGSRPYSSDKYNPLGLVWRSFHRAEDAKKQLSEQIDAPYTFRGKDYGEDKQSWLIDVNAFINKEVDFYNSLIPLIVETMIPIPPTVRDPSWDYGSREITTLTLLAMLEDSLVPSRGMTEEKYSLYNMVNVINSRQEDCETLTDYVQLHDRNSPVRRLENYVASKAKITRDSFLMCTINHLNRVVNHSCNLLTCGNDICIEDVVNNLDKPTAIFLIVDNTNEATHMVCNLFLRQLMAELQHKGDENPQYDFHVLWDEFATSGMTVSNIGNWITTMRSRRVWFHLGVQSYQQLDSLYTKETRINIAGNSKLIFCGSNDSQTLKEAAESFGQTIGTATSYSVSNTGDIHMSVQPANVPVVRVSDLAMLHLGQAYVRLFGENGNKQLRTQLDPNFRYPEFAHGNAVPQVSSKYINVDIRATFYDIEAVVNAEENSDDKPKGHWDFF from the coding sequence ATGCAAGACTTCCACAACGAAGTATATGAAGCAACCAAAGAACTCAACCGCGACTTCCACGAAGCGCAGACCTTGCTGACGGTGGACTCCGAGGACGAATGCTTGCGCCGCGTGGACTTCGACAAGCCCTATGATACCCAAGGCGGCATCGCCGTGGCCAACTACGTCCGCGACGGCGTCCGCACCTACTTGGTGGCACCCCCCTCGCACACCTTGCTGGTCGGCTCTACCGGCTCGGGCAAAACGCAATCTTTCTATATGCCCCAAGTGGATTTCTTGGCCAAGAGCACGGACAAGCCCTCTATGCTCATCATGGACAGCAAACACGAAATCTACCGCGAAAAAGCCGAGATGCTCAAACGGCAAGGCTACAAGGTGATCGTGCTGGACGGCAGCCGTCCGTACAGTTCGGACAAGTACAACCCCTTGGGGTTGGTGTGGCGCTCGTTCCACCGCGCCGAGGACGCAAAAAAACAACTCTCGGAGCAAATCGACGCGCCCTACACCTTCCGCGGGAAGGACTACGGCGAGGATAAGCAATCCTGGCTCATCGACGTCAACGCCTTCATCAACAAGGAAGTGGACTTCTACAACAGCCTCATCCCCCTCATCGTGGAGACCATGATCCCCATCCCGCCCACCGTGCGCGACCCCTCGTGGGATTACGGCTCGCGTGAAATCACCACGCTCACCCTTTTGGCGATGCTCGAAGACAGCCTGGTGCCCTCGCGCGGCATGACCGAGGAAAAATACTCGCTGTACAACATGGTCAACGTCATCAATTCGCGCCAAGAGGACTGCGAAACCCTGACCGACTACGTGCAACTGCACGACCGCAATTCGCCCGTGCGCCGCTTGGAAAACTACGTGGCGTCCAAGGCCAAAATCACGCGCGACAGCTTTTTGATGTGCACCATCAACCACCTCAACCGCGTGGTCAACCACTCCTGCAACCTGCTCACCTGCGGCAACGATATCTGCATCGAGGACGTGGTCAACAACCTGGACAAGCCCACCGCCATCTTCCTCATCGTGGACAACACCAACGAGGCTACGCACATGGTGTGCAATCTGTTCTTGCGCCAGCTGATGGCCGAACTGCAACACAAGGGCGACGAGAATCCGCAATACGACTTCCACGTACTGTGGGACGAATTTGCGACGAGCGGTATGACCGTGTCCAATATCGGCAACTGGATCACCACTATGCGTTCGCGCCGCGTTTGGTTCCACTTGGGCGTGCAAAGCTACCAACAGTTGGACTCGCTGTACACAAAAGAGACGCGTATCAACATCGCGGGCAACTCCAAGCTCATCTTCTGCGGCTCCAACGACAGCCAAACCCTCAAGGAAGCGGCCGAATCCTTCGGGCAGACCATCGGCACGGCGACGTCCTACTCGGTGTCCAACACGGGCGATATCCATATGTCCGTGCAACCCGCCAACGTGCCCGTGGTGCGCGTGTCCGACCTCGCTATGCTGCACCTCGGCCAAGCCTACGTGCGCCTCTTCGGCGAGAACGGCAACAAGCAACTGCGCACGCAGTTGGATCCCAACTTCCGCTATCCCGAGTTCGCCCACGGCAACGCCGTGCCCCAAGTGTCGTCCAAGTATATCAACGTGGATATCCGCGCCACCTTCTACGACATCGAGGCGGTCGTCAATGCGGAAGAAAATTCGGACGACAAGCCCAAAGGGCATTGGGACTTCTTCTAA